Proteins from one Mercurialis annua linkage group LG7, ddMerAnnu1.2, whole genome shotgun sequence genomic window:
- the LOC126655852 gene encoding 60S ribosomal protein L8, producing the protein MGRVIRAQRKGAGSVFKSHTHHRKGPARFRSLDFGERNGYLKGVVTDIIHDPGRGAPLAKVTFRHPFRYKHQKELFVAAEGMYSGQFVYCGRKANLMVGNVLPLRSIPEGAVVCNVEHHVGDRGSFARCSGDYAIVISHNPDNGTTRVKLPSGAKKIVPSGCRAMVGQVAGGGRTEKPMLKAGNAYHKYRVKRNCWPKVRGVAMNPVEHPHGGGNHQHIGHASTVRRDAPPGQKVGLIAARRTGRLRGQAAATASKADKSA; encoded by the exons ATGGGTCGTGTAATCCGCGCCCAACGTAAAGGAGCAGGCTCCGTATTCAAATCCCACACCCACCACCGGAAGGGTCCTGCTCGGTTCCGGTCACTGGACTTCGGCGAGCGAAATGGGTACCTAAAAGGAGTGGTGACCGACATCATCCACGACCCGGGTCGTGGAGCCCCGCTTGCAAAAGTAACATTTAGGCATCCGTTTCGTTACAAGCATCAGAAGGAGCTGTTCGTTGCAGCAGAAGGGATGTATTCTGGGCAATTTGTTTACTGTGGAAGGAAAGCTAATTTGATGGTGGGAAATGTTTTGCCTTTGAGATCAATTCCTGAGGGAGCTGTCGTTTGTAACGTCGAACATCATGTCGGTGATCGAGGTTCTTTTGCTCGATGTTCTGGTGATTATGCTATTGTTATTAGTCATAATCCTGATAACGGAACTACCCG GGTCAAACTTCCTTCTGGAGCAAAGAAGATTGTGCCAAGTGGTTGCAGAGCCATGGTTGGTCAAGTTGCAGGTGGAGGCAGAACTGAGAAGCCTATGTTGAAGGCAGGAAATGCATACCACAAGTACAGAGTGAAGAGGAACTGCTGGCCCAAGGTTAGAGGTGTTGCTATGAATCCCGTGGAGCATCCCCATGGTGGTGGTAATCACCAGCATATCGGACATGCCAGTACTGTTCGCCGTGATGCTCCTCCTGGACAAAAGGTCGGTCTTATTGCTGCAAGGAGGACTGGTCGTCTTCGTGGACAAGCTGCTGCTACAGCTTCCAAAGCTGACAAGAGTgcttaa